In a genomic window of Oceanibaculum indicum P24:
- a CDS encoding hydantoinase/oxoprolinase family protein, translating into MPARPNAAALKGALVGIDVGGTFTDLILIDPEKGLRIAKVPTTVHNQAFGVMAALEKAGADLASLASIVHGTTTTTNALLERKIAKCGLITTRGFRDVLELGRRTRPKPYGLIGSFEPLIARENRLEVAERIDAQGRELTPLDEEGVRAAARALLDRGVEAVVVHFLHAYANPAHERRAAEILREIWPNPYITVGSDILSEFREYERGTTASVNAAIQPVLDRYIRRLTDELAAQGYGRDLLVMQGNGGTVSARIVAEAAVNTVMSGPASGVMAAAYTARASGHPNLITYDMGGTSSDVGLILDGVPAVSAELELEYAIPIHVPMVDVHTIGAGGGSLARIDEAGLLQVGPESAGANPGPICYGRGGTRPTITDANLALGRLNPKGLLAVDSPVSVDDVKNAIARDVGAPLGLETDAAAAAILAIGNMKMANAIRMVSLARGHDPRDFALFAFGGAGPLHAVALARELAIPTVLIPARPGITNALGCVVADLRHDYVNTVNTPLEAVDMDQVKAILQEQVAAGREIIAREGTEVEEITVLHDADMQFQGQTHILTIQVPGPDVSRDYLAEAFAKAYWERFEVELPEIRPVLVNLHTAVIGRRPAVSLTALVEPERQEATVQAAIEDRRSVWFEAGGWQDTPVYRRAALPLGGEFAGPAIVEQLDTTIVIEPGCTVRVDDLGNLLVKVPPTGFGA; encoded by the coding sequence GTGCCCGCCAGGCCTAACGCCGCTGCGCTCAAGGGCGCACTCGTCGGCATCGATGTCGGCGGCACCTTCACCGACCTGATCCTGATCGACCCGGAGAAGGGGCTGCGCATCGCCAAGGTACCAACCACGGTGCACAACCAGGCTTTCGGCGTGATGGCGGCGCTGGAGAAGGCCGGGGCGGACCTCGCCAGCCTCGCCTCCATCGTGCATGGCACGACGACGACGACCAACGCGCTGCTGGAACGCAAGATCGCCAAATGCGGGCTGATCACCACCAGGGGCTTCCGCGACGTGCTGGAGCTGGGCCGCCGCACACGGCCGAAGCCCTATGGCCTGATCGGCAGCTTCGAGCCGCTGATCGCCCGCGAGAATCGCCTGGAAGTGGCGGAGCGCATCGATGCGCAGGGGCGCGAGCTGACCCCGCTGGACGAGGAAGGCGTGCGCGCCGCGGCCAGGGCGCTGCTCGACCGCGGCGTGGAGGCGGTGGTGGTGCATTTCCTGCACGCCTATGCCAACCCGGCGCATGAGCGGCGCGCGGCGGAGATATTGCGCGAGATCTGGCCCAACCCCTACATCACCGTCGGCAGCGATATCCTGTCCGAGTTCCGCGAGTATGAGCGTGGCACCACCGCCTCGGTGAACGCCGCCATCCAGCCGGTGCTGGACCGCTATATCCGCCGGCTGACCGACGAGCTGGCGGCGCAGGGCTATGGCCGCGACCTGCTGGTCATGCAGGGCAATGGCGGCACCGTCTCGGCCCGCATCGTGGCGGAGGCGGCGGTGAACACGGTGATGTCCGGCCCGGCCTCTGGCGTCATGGCGGCGGCCTATACGGCGCGCGCCTCCGGCCATCCCAACCTCATCACCTACGATATGGGCGGCACCAGCTCCGATGTCGGGCTGATCCTCGACGGCGTGCCGGCGGTCAGCGCCGAGCTGGAGCTGGAATATGCCATCCCGATCCATGTGCCGATGGTCGATGTCCATACCATTGGCGCCGGCGGCGGCTCGCTGGCCCGCATCGACGAGGCCGGCCTGCTGCAGGTCGGGCCGGAGAGTGCCGGCGCCAATCCGGGGCCGATCTGCTATGGCCGCGGCGGCACCCGCCCGACCATCACCGACGCCAATCTGGCGCTGGGCCGGCTGAACCCCAAGGGGCTGCTGGCGGTCGACTCACCGGTCTCCGTTGACGATGTGAAGAACGCGATTGCCCGCGATGTCGGCGCGCCGCTGGGGCTCGAAACCGACGCGGCAGCGGCCGCCATCCTCGCCATCGGCAATATGAAGATGGCGAATGCCATCCGCATGGTCTCGCTGGCGCGCGGCCACGATCCGCGTGACTTCGCGCTGTTCGCCTTCGGCGGCGCCGGTCCGCTGCACGCGGTGGCGCTGGCGCGCGAGCTGGCGATCCCGACCGTGCTGATCCCGGCACGGCCCGGCATCACCAACGCGCTGGGCTGCGTCGTTGCCGATCTGCGCCATGATTATGTGAACACGGTGAACACGCCGCTGGAAGCCGTGGACATGGATCAGGTGAAGGCGATCCTGCAGGAGCAGGTGGCGGCGGGCCGCGAAATCATCGCCCGCGAAGGTACGGAGGTCGAGGAGATCACCGTGCTGCACGATGCCGACATGCAGTTCCAGGGGCAGACCCATATCCTGACCATTCAGGTACCCGGCCCCGATGTCAGCCGCGACTATCTCGCTGAGGCCTTCGCGAAGGCCTACTGGGAGCGGTTCGAGGTCGAGCTGCCGGAAATCCGCCCGGTGCTGGTGAACCTGCACACCGCCGTTATCGGCCGCCGCCCGGCGGTCTCGCTGACCGCGCTGGTGGAGCCGGAACGGCAGGAAGCGACCGTTCAGGCTGCTATCGAGGACCGGCGCTCGGTCTGGTTCGAGGCGGGCGGCTGGCAGGACACGCCGGTCTATCGCCGCGCCGCCCTGCCGCTGGGCGGGGAATTTGCCGGCCCGGCCATCGTCGAGCAGCTGGACACCACCATCGTCATCGAGCCGGGCTGCACAGTCCGGGTGGACGATCTCGGCAATCTGCTGGTGAAGGTTCCGCCCACAGGCTTCGGGGCATGA
- a CDS encoding endonuclease domain-containing protein, producing the protein MTIMPTRNARRFRVKQTEAETALWKRLRNGQLCGVKFRRQHPVGPYTVDFVAIAEMLIIELDGGQHALQQARDDQRTAYLSQQGYRIIRFWNNEVLENPDGVMLRIRALLEVGRNK; encoded by the coding sequence ATGACAATCATGCCCACCCGTAACGCACGTCGGTTTCGCGTAAAGCAAACCGAGGCAGAGACAGCCTTGTGGAAGCGGCTACGCAATGGCCAGCTGTGCGGGGTCAAGTTCCGGCGCCAGCATCCGGTCGGCCCCTATACGGTAGATTTCGTCGCCATCGCCGAAATGCTGATCATCGAACTGGATGGTGGTCAGCATGCGCTGCAACAGGCACGTGACGACCAGCGTACCGCCTATCTAAGCCAGCAGGGCTACAGGATCATCCGCTTCTGGAACAATGAGGTTCTGGAAAATCCGGATGGAGTAATGCTCCGTATCCGGGCGCTTCTTGAAGTTGGCAGAAACAAATAA
- a CDS encoding S24 family peptidase: protein MLAGMKLDPVRRTLIQLIALRDPPTDLKKASLAIGRNHAYLQQFIQRGTPRRLPEEVRHALAAYLGVAESALRDPEEGEAETSQMPAFDLSRFELPGVAAIPEVNVRAAAGAGALVEAEEDGARWHFPLAWLRHELKARPADLRIVTIDGDSMEPVLMSGDKVLIDLSRIVPSPPGIFVLHDGMGLLAKQLERLPNTERLSIRSANPRYDSYERPAEEVTIIGRVVWFARRL, encoded by the coding sequence ATGCTGGCCGGCATGAAGCTCGACCCGGTGCGCCGAACCCTTATCCAGCTGATCGCGCTGCGCGATCCGCCGACCGACCTGAAGAAGGCATCGCTGGCGATTGGCCGCAACCACGCCTATCTGCAGCAATTCATCCAGCGCGGCACGCCGCGCCGCCTGCCGGAGGAGGTGCGCCACGCGCTGGCTGCCTATCTAGGGGTTGCCGAATCCGCGCTGCGCGACCCGGAGGAGGGGGAGGCGGAGACTTCGCAGATGCCCGCCTTCGATCTTTCCCGCTTTGAGCTGCCGGGCGTGGCGGCAATCCCGGAGGTGAATGTCCGCGCCGCCGCCGGGGCCGGCGCGCTGGTCGAGGCGGAGGAGGATGGCGCGCGCTGGCACTTCCCGCTGGCCTGGCTACGCCACGAGCTGAAGGCACGGCCCGCCGATCTGCGCATCGTCACCATCGACGGCGATTCGATGGAGCCGGTGCTGATGAGCGGCGACAAGGTGCTGATCGATCTGTCGCGCATTGTGCCCTCGCCGCCCGGCATCTTCGTGCTGCATGACGGCATGGGCCTGCTGGCCAAGCAACTGGAGCGGCTGCCGAATACCGAGAGGCTGTCGATCCGCTCCGCCAATCCGCGCTACGATTCCTACGAGCGCCCGGCCGAGGAAGTCACCATCATCGGCCGCGTCGTCTGGTTCGCAAGGCGGCTGTAG
- a CDS encoding DUF6362 family protein, with protein sequence MTNTPYTPDLVKARLVEAADTLRRLPSARIRAKLTAWPDVVQSAATAYGYEAAQTRPAAPSPEAISRMDETLGWLFWVENDGRRLLWARALGVPWRRLEDIDGRSHVTLKKLHDRLLGDIAQRLAGLPAAMH encoded by the coding sequence ATGACCAACACACCCTACACGCCCGATCTGGTGAAGGCCCGGCTGGTGGAGGCCGCCGACACGCTGCGCCGGCTGCCCTCGGCCCGGATCAGGGCGAAGCTCACCGCCTGGCCGGATGTGGTGCAATCCGCCGCCACCGCCTATGGCTACGAGGCGGCGCAAACCCGCCCCGCAGCACCCTCGCCCGAGGCGATCAGCCGGATGGATGAGACGCTGGGCTGGCTCTTCTGGGTCGAGAATGACGGGCGCCGGCTGCTCTGGGCGCGGGCGCTGGGCGTGCCCTGGCGGCGGCTGGAGGATATCGACGGGCGCAGCCATGTGACGCTGAAAAAGCTGCATGACCGGCTGCTGGGCGACATTGCGCAGCGGCTGGCGGGCTTGCCAGCGGCGATGCATTAA
- a CDS encoding GNAT family N-acetyltransferase: MVIEIDTYAASEKTDASAAAAAAIDKFLARHGDSSMFLRSNLARSGLVNGDQPFQGAYAVARNEAGEIRGVVAQYWSGLVVLQVPSNDPELDSARLAQAAVDAGGKPVRGFAGPRAQVLAARAALGMEERKTRLDSAEELYAVDLDELQVPDPLKRGVVTCRQPLESELNLLIEWRVAYAIDQLGAEDTPALRRQAKEEIQRYCADGHNWVLLREDKPVAYAAFNAVTDDMVQIGGVWTPPLLRSNGFARYCVAGALQAAHEKGVRRAVLFTGRSNWPALRAYVSLGFKKVGDYSLVLFAD; encoded by the coding sequence ATGGTCATAGAGATCGACACCTACGCAGCTTCGGAAAAGACGGATGCGTCGGCCGCCGCGGCGGCGGCCATTGATAAATTCCTGGCGCGGCATGGCGACTCCTCGATGTTCCTGCGCTCCAACCTCGCGCGCTCCGGCCTGGTGAATGGCGACCAGCCCTTCCAGGGCGCCTATGCCGTGGCACGGAACGAGGCCGGCGAGATTCGCGGCGTGGTGGCGCAGTACTGGAGCGGCCTCGTCGTCCTGCAGGTGCCTTCCAACGATCCCGAGCTGGATTCCGCCCGGCTGGCGCAGGCCGCCGTGGATGCCGGCGGAAAACCGGTGCGCGGCTTCGCCGGGCCGCGCGCGCAGGTGCTGGCCGCCCGTGCGGCGCTGGGCATGGAGGAGCGCAAGACGCGCCTCGACAGCGCCGAGGAGCTCTATGCCGTCGATCTCGACGAGTTGCAGGTGCCGGACCCGCTGAAGCGCGGCGTGGTGACCTGCCGCCAGCCGCTGGAAAGCGAGCTTAACCTGCTGATCGAATGGCGCGTCGCCTATGCCATCGACCAGCTGGGTGCCGAGGATACGCCGGCGCTGCGCCGCCAGGCGAAGGAGGAAATCCAGCGCTACTGCGCCGATGGCCATAATTGGGTGCTGCTGCGCGAGGACAAGCCGGTCGCCTATGCTGCCTTCAATGCGGTGACCGACGACATGGTGCAGATCGGTGGCGTGTGGACCCCGCCGCTGCTGCGCTCCAACGGCTTTGCGCGTTATTGCGTGGCCGGCGCGCTGCAGGCCGCGCATGAGAAGGGCGTGCGCCGCGCCGTGCTGTTCACCGGCCGCTCCAACTGGCCGGCCCTGCGCGCCTATGTCTCGCTGGGCTTCAAGAAGGTCGGCGATTATTCGCTGGTCCTGTTCGCCGATTAG